A genome region from Thermomonospora amylolytica includes the following:
- a CDS encoding immunity 49 family protein, translating into METVPGHDLDREFVAWQVESSEQRSFQRCLPTISERPERVRRLFDSASMTVQCRCALDPAAERPQTWRSVTLAMQAGVAMFAAGLRAQGTLEVRLGDSEVTIPATGPRAWTNVGHWLDAMYLALICRDEERADLLASVPLDFLRASEMGGVVPPYLYSWAESLQRFWRSEGGSYELVERALELVDPEDLEEPGADAQVLLAMPPMVLFGHLLVDEDEEFNGALAEALRHHRMYWTSTPENARDSRGHVSLRLLAMTSLAHQKGVPIEVESPYVPLGLVDGRWAGESPA; encoded by the coding sequence GTGGAGACGGTACCCGGACACGACCTGGACCGGGAGTTCGTCGCGTGGCAGGTCGAGTCCAGCGAACAGCGCAGCTTCCAGCGCTGTCTGCCGACCATCTCGGAACGCCCTGAGAGGGTGCGCCGGCTCTTCGACAGCGCGTCGATGACGGTGCAATGCCGCTGTGCGCTGGATCCGGCGGCCGAGCGGCCGCAGACCTGGCGGAGCGTGACGCTGGCGATGCAGGCCGGGGTGGCGATGTTCGCGGCCGGGCTGCGCGCCCAGGGCACGCTCGAGGTGCGGCTCGGCGACTCCGAGGTGACGATCCCGGCGACCGGGCCGAGGGCCTGGACCAACGTGGGCCACTGGCTGGACGCGATGTACCTGGCGCTGATCTGCCGGGACGAGGAACGCGCGGATCTGCTGGCCTCGGTGCCCCTGGACTTCCTGCGCGCCTCGGAGATGGGCGGCGTCGTACCTCCCTATCTCTATTCCTGGGCCGAGTCGCTGCAGCGGTTCTGGCGCAGTGAAGGCGGCTCCTACGAGCTGGTGGAACGGGCACTGGAGCTCGTCGATCCGGAGGACCTCGAGGAGCCGGGCGCCGACGCGCAGGTGCTGCTGGCGATGCCGCCGATGGTCCTGTTCGGCCACCTGCTGGTCGACGAGGACGAGGAGTTCAACGGCGCGCTGGCCGAAGCGCTCCGGCATCACCGGATGTACTGGACGAGCACCCCGGAGAACGCCCGCGACAGCCGCGGTCACGTCTCGTTGCGGCTGCTGGCGATGACCTCCCTGGCCCACCAGAAGGGCGTGCCGATCGAGGTCGAGTCACCGTACGTTCCCCTGGGCCTGGTCGACGGCCGATGGGCCGGCGAGTCCCCCGCCTGA